Proteins encoded together in one Planctopirus ephydatiae window:
- a CDS encoding FAD-dependent oxidoreductase codes for MIQTQCCVVGGGPAGLMLGCLLARSGVKVIVLEKHGDFFRDFRGDTIHPSTLELLYELGQLDAFRSQVPHQEYPSLKVVLDGHVFDGPDFTTLPTHCKFMAIAPQWDFLNFLAEYASKFETFQLMMNTEAKDLVFENGEIVGVKAIHDGEEYEIRADLVVAADGRSSRLRTQADLHVQEIGVPIDVLWYHLPKTMEDPQGHVLGRVGNGQMMVTIDRGDYFQCGTVIGKGKLNQIQADGLEAFREKVVQLAPFLEEATKSIKSWDQVKLLSVQINRLDEWARPGFLCIGDSAHAMSPAGGVGVNMAIQDAVATTNLLAEKLREGKVTLDDLHLVQLRREKPVKFIQKIQAFAHAKIFNPNEGFRAKGVGMWIFRWMIFFMANPVRRRMARMIGLGPLPEHIETAEYHS; via the coding sequence ATGATTCAGACGCAATGCTGCGTGGTGGGTGGCGGGCCGGCCGGCCTGATGCTGGGCTGCCTGTTGGCACGCTCAGGAGTCAAAGTCATCGTGCTGGAAAAGCATGGTGATTTCTTCCGGGATTTCCGGGGAGATACCATCCATCCTTCCACTCTCGAACTCCTCTACGAACTGGGGCAACTGGATGCGTTTCGCTCCCAGGTTCCTCACCAAGAGTACCCGAGTCTCAAGGTGGTACTCGATGGCCACGTCTTTGATGGACCTGATTTCACCACCTTGCCGACACACTGTAAGTTCATGGCGATTGCTCCCCAGTGGGATTTTCTCAACTTCCTGGCCGAATACGCCTCGAAATTTGAGACCTTCCAACTGATGATGAACACCGAAGCGAAAGACCTCGTGTTTGAAAACGGCGAAATCGTGGGAGTGAAAGCGATCCACGATGGCGAAGAGTATGAAATCCGTGCCGATCTGGTAGTCGCCGCCGATGGTCGCAGCTCGCGATTACGCACTCAGGCCGACTTGCACGTGCAGGAAATCGGTGTCCCCATCGACGTCCTGTGGTACCACCTGCCCAAAACCATGGAAGACCCGCAAGGCCACGTCCTCGGTCGAGTAGGCAACGGCCAGATGATGGTCACGATTGATCGTGGAGATTACTTCCAGTGCGGCACAGTGATCGGTAAAGGCAAACTGAACCAGATTCAGGCCGATGGCCTGGAAGCTTTCCGCGAGAAGGTGGTGCAACTGGCCCCATTTCTGGAAGAAGCCACGAAATCAATCAAAAGCTGGGATCAGGTCAAGCTCCTCTCCGTCCAGATCAATCGGCTGGATGAATGGGCCAGACCTGGCTTCCTTTGCATTGGAGATTCCGCCCACGCCATGTCGCCAGCTGGTGGCGTCGGTGTGAACATGGCCATTCAGGATGCCGTCGCGACGACCAATCTGCTAGCAGAAAAGCTTCGCGAAGGGAAAGTGACACTGGACGATCTGCATCTGGTGCAACTGCGGCGCGAGAAGCCCGTGAAGTTCATCCAGAAAATCCAGGCTTTCGCTCATGCGAAAATCTTCAACCCAAATGAAGGCTTTCGCGCAAAAGGCGTGGGCATGTGGATCTTTCGCTGGATGATCTTCTTCATGGCGAATCCCGTGCGCCGACGCATGGCCCGCATGATCGGCCTGGGCCCCTTGCCAGAACACATCGAAACAGCCGAATACCACTCATAA
- a CDS encoding DUF1559 family PulG-like putative transporter, translating to MKSTSPDQRKLRSGFTALELIVALGVIVALVLFLMPTARRGREAARRTQCRNNLKQIGLALHNYHDQHGVFPPAFTVDAEGKPLHSWRTLILPYLDQAALYDSIDLSKPWDDPANAHAKETATYCYSCPSNPLPAGMTTYVGLVGEQTFFSPTHPRKYSELPPGKSSQLIAVFERDDKRAVHWMSPEDGTATELLTPPADRKTVHTGGCHVLMADGSIRFLNTNLSQETLKSLLSVDAPLFKDDF from the coding sequence ATGAAGAGCACATCACCTGATCAACGGAAACTTCGATCTGGCTTCACTGCTCTGGAACTGATCGTTGCCCTTGGTGTTATCGTAGCGCTGGTGCTGTTTCTCATGCCCACCGCCAGGCGAGGGCGAGAAGCTGCAAGACGCACGCAATGCCGCAACAATCTCAAGCAGATCGGCTTGGCACTGCACAATTATCACGACCAGCACGGCGTCTTCCCACCCGCATTTACTGTCGATGCGGAAGGAAAGCCTCTTCATAGCTGGCGAACGCTGATCTTGCCTTATCTCGATCAGGCAGCCCTCTACGACTCAATCGATCTCTCCAAACCGTGGGATGATCCCGCCAATGCTCACGCGAAAGAAACCGCGACATATTGCTACAGCTGCCCCAGCAACCCTTTGCCCGCAGGAATGACGACTTATGTCGGTCTGGTGGGAGAACAGACCTTCTTTTCACCCACCCATCCCCGCAAATACTCCGAATTGCCGCCGGGCAAGTCTTCTCAGTTGATCGCGGTATTCGAGCGGGACGACAAACGAGCGGTTCACTGGATGTCTCCCGAAGATGGCACAGCCACCGAACTCCTCACACCTCCGGCCGACCGAAAGACCGTCCACACTGGCGGATGCCATGTCCTAATGGCTGATGGAAGTATCCGCTTCCTGAACACAAATCTCTCCCAGGAAACACTCAAAAGCCTCCTTTCCGTCGATGCCCCGCTCTTCAAGGACGACTTTTAG
- a CDS encoding DUF2306 domain-containing protein, which yields MPVMSAPRLNILLLLLRATIVLLILRVTIGIVSNYPDYLPPDFDAEFLRNREGYFFGVYAWAFYAHIVSGPLAIVFGLVLLSGKMRSRWPVFHRWLGRVQVLLVVGVLAPSGLVMSYWAASGPIGGISLATLSILTTLCMLLGWRAAVRRQYARHRRWMERTMILLCSAITLRVIVGTALVTHAQISWIDPEMFDPVANWLSWVVPLLIYESWSRYWRQKWGFPPQ from the coding sequence ATGCCGGTTATGTCAGCACCTCGACTTAACATCCTGCTGCTATTACTGCGTGCGACGATCGTGTTGCTCATTTTGCGAGTGACGATCGGGATTGTCAGCAATTATCCCGATTACCTGCCACCTGATTTCGACGCCGAGTTTTTGCGGAATCGGGAAGGGTACTTTTTTGGAGTCTATGCTTGGGCCTTTTATGCCCATATTGTGAGTGGGCCATTAGCGATTGTGTTCGGGCTGGTGCTGCTCAGCGGGAAGATGCGCAGCCGGTGGCCTGTGTTTCATCGCTGGCTGGGCCGAGTGCAGGTGCTGCTGGTGGTGGGAGTACTGGCACCCAGCGGGCTGGTGATGTCGTACTGGGCGGCATCAGGGCCAATCGGCGGGATTTCGCTGGCGACGCTGTCGATCCTGACGACTCTCTGCATGCTGCTGGGCTGGCGAGCTGCTGTGCGGCGGCAATACGCTCGGCACCGCCGGTGGATGGAACGCACGATGATCCTGCTCTGCTCGGCGATTACTTTGCGAGTGATCGTGGGGACGGCGCTGGTGACTCACGCGCAAATTTCGTGGATCGATCCTGAGATGTTCGATCCGGTGGCCAACTGGCTGAGTTGGGTGGTGCCACTGTTGATCTATGAAAGCTGGTCTCGATACTGGCGTCAGAAGTGGGGTTTCCCGCCGCAATGA
- a CDS encoding Tex family protein, whose translation MPSPAPLTDRIAQALQLRPAQVEAAVRLLDEGNTIPFITRYRKEATGNLDEEKLRLISEELTSGRQLEERASAITRLLQQQQQLTPELEASIRGATSLKQLEDLYLPFRPKRKTRATIARQRGLEPLATRILHDDRTLGDLQQAAKSFISTEQGLNSVEEVLSGAQDIIVESISENSAVREACRQVLRQTGRLQSTGIEKATPQMQAEYRDYLDFSDMIMKIPPHRLLALNRGEREEVLRIKVSWDKHRAQFVTGKILNVDARCYNQFMNEAIAEALERHLLPSLDRELRKDVTLKAEKHAIDVFARNLRNLLLQPPLSPQRVLAIDPGLRTGCKLAVLNETGDVLALDVVYITGNADRQLEARNKIVQLVREHGIKTIAIGNGTACRETEELVAQAIRDELPDVHYIIVNEAGASIYSASTIAREEFPELDATARGTISIARRLLDPLSELVKIEPQHLGVGMYQHDIPPKQLKSALDGVVESCVNYVGVDLNTASASLLRYVSGLNQLLAKRIVDRRKVRGPFRNRAELLEVQGIGPTIFTQAAGFLKVAGSEPLDGTWIHPESYPATKTLLEKLQVPLVELTGENSTSQWRSQLLQQAEQIKQQPAELERLASDVHVGMETLRDILDSLLRPGRDPRLDLPKPVFRQDILRFEDLAEGVELEGTILNVVDFGAFVDIGLKDSALIHVSKMSNQFIRNPHEIVSVGDRVTVWVADIDKERRRVGLSLIRPQPSL comes from the coding sequence ATGCCGTCTCCCGCACCATTAACGGATCGAATCGCTCAAGCTCTACAACTTCGACCTGCCCAGGTCGAAGCAGCCGTTCGTCTGCTCGATGAAGGGAACACCATCCCGTTCATCACCAGGTACCGCAAAGAAGCCACCGGCAATCTCGACGAAGAGAAACTGCGGCTCATCAGCGAAGAGCTCACTTCCGGGCGTCAACTGGAAGAACGGGCATCGGCCATTACCCGCTTACTTCAGCAGCAACAGCAGCTCACGCCGGAACTGGAAGCCTCCATTCGCGGAGCGACATCTCTCAAACAACTCGAAGACCTGTATCTGCCATTTCGTCCTAAGCGAAAAACCCGGGCGACCATCGCCAGGCAGCGTGGTCTTGAACCACTGGCCACACGCATACTGCATGATGACCGGACATTGGGAGATTTGCAGCAGGCCGCGAAGAGTTTCATCTCCACCGAACAGGGGTTGAACAGCGTCGAAGAAGTTTTGAGTGGTGCTCAGGATATCATCGTCGAGTCGATCAGTGAGAACTCAGCAGTTCGCGAAGCCTGCCGACAGGTTCTCCGTCAGACAGGTCGCCTGCAATCCACGGGGATCGAAAAAGCCACACCCCAGATGCAGGCCGAGTACCGCGACTACCTCGACTTCTCCGACATGATCATGAAAATCCCGCCTCATCGGCTGCTCGCACTCAATCGAGGTGAGCGCGAAGAGGTTTTGCGCATCAAGGTTTCGTGGGATAAACATCGCGCACAGTTTGTCACTGGCAAAATTCTCAATGTCGATGCCCGCTGCTACAACCAGTTCATGAACGAGGCGATCGCAGAAGCACTCGAACGGCATCTGCTCCCTTCGCTCGACCGGGAACTACGCAAAGATGTGACACTCAAAGCCGAGAAGCACGCGATTGATGTCTTTGCCAGAAATCTTCGCAACCTTTTGCTCCAACCTCCGTTATCACCCCAGCGGGTGCTGGCCATCGATCCTGGTTTACGAACCGGTTGTAAACTGGCTGTGCTCAACGAAACTGGCGATGTCCTCGCGCTCGATGTGGTCTACATCACCGGCAATGCCGACCGGCAACTCGAGGCACGCAACAAGATTGTCCAGCTGGTCCGCGAGCATGGCATCAAAACCATCGCGATTGGCAACGGGACTGCCTGCCGCGAAACGGAAGAACTGGTGGCACAGGCCATTCGCGATGAATTGCCCGATGTACATTACATTATTGTCAATGAGGCCGGGGCGAGCATTTACTCAGCCAGCACCATTGCCCGCGAAGAATTCCCTGAGCTGGATGCGACGGCTCGAGGGACAATTTCCATTGCCCGCCGCTTGCTGGATCCTCTCAGTGAGCTGGTCAAAATCGAGCCTCAACACTTAGGTGTAGGCATGTATCAGCACGACATCCCGCCCAAACAACTCAAGTCGGCTCTGGATGGTGTGGTCGAATCGTGTGTGAACTATGTGGGTGTCGATCTCAATACCGCCAGTGCCTCGTTACTGCGGTATGTCTCGGGGCTGAATCAACTCCTCGCCAAGAGAATTGTCGATCGACGCAAAGTTCGTGGGCCATTTCGAAATCGGGCCGAACTGCTCGAAGTCCAGGGGATCGGCCCCACGATCTTCACTCAGGCAGCGGGCTTTTTGAAAGTCGCCGGCAGCGAACCACTGGACGGCACCTGGATTCACCCGGAAAGCTACCCAGCCACCAAAACTCTGCTGGAAAAGTTGCAGGTTCCACTCGTCGAGTTAACTGGCGAAAACTCCACCAGTCAGTGGCGAAGCCAGTTGCTGCAGCAGGCCGAACAGATCAAGCAGCAACCCGCCGAACTCGAACGTCTGGCCAGCGATGTGCATGTCGGCATGGAAACTTTGCGCGATATCCTCGACTCGCTGCTAAGGCCCGGGCGCGATCCGCGCCTCGACCTACCCAAGCCGGTCTTTAGGCAGGACATTCTGCGATTTGAAGATCTCGCGGAAGGTGTCGAGTTGGAAGGGACCATCCTCAATGTGGTCGATTTTGGTGCCTTCGTCGATATTGGCCTGAAAGACAGCGCTCTGATCCACGTTTCCAAAATGTCGAATCAGTTCATTCGCAACCCGCACGAAATTGTGTCTGTAGGTGACCGCGTCACCGTCTGGGTAGCGGACATCGACAAAGAACGTCGACGGGTCGGATTGAGCCTGATTCGACCTCAACCCTCTCTGTAA
- a CDS encoding alpha/beta hydrolase family protein: MNALSSIQRLWITMSATITFTKITSSFIAAGLWAGLGMNAALTAGELPPSHARWQGFPVHQFESGGKQAMIVMPSMAREIPAGRGKPWVWIGEFPHVLNDFETRMLREGFAVVYLPTPNQFGLAPAMKAWEEFYDRLTRDYGFDHQPALVGISRGGLYVYNWASRHPDKVCCIYGDAPVCDVLSWPAGQPVNAQYKGPGSAPNWKTLKEIAGIASDIEIAKAGLSPIDQLEPLAKANIPLLHVYGDADEVVPWDENTGVLATRYKALGGEITLIPKPGVKHHPHGLTDSTPIVEFVRKSWLKQ, from the coding sequence ATGAACGCACTCAGCTCGATACAGCGCTTGTGGATCACGATGTCGGCAACAATAACGTTCACAAAGATCACCTCCAGCTTCATTGCCGCAGGACTTTGGGCCGGTCTGGGAATGAATGCAGCTTTGACCGCCGGGGAGCTACCACCCAGCCACGCCCGATGGCAGGGCTTTCCCGTCCATCAGTTCGAAAGTGGTGGCAAACAGGCCATGATTGTCATGCCAAGTATGGCTCGCGAAATCCCCGCAGGCCGCGGCAAGCCCTGGGTCTGGATTGGAGAGTTTCCGCATGTGCTCAATGACTTTGAAACCCGCATGCTGCGGGAAGGATTCGCAGTTGTCTATCTACCCACTCCCAATCAGTTCGGATTAGCCCCCGCCATGAAAGCGTGGGAAGAATTCTATGACCGTCTAACGCGCGACTATGGCTTTGACCATCAGCCCGCACTCGTCGGCATCAGCCGGGGTGGCTTATACGTTTACAACTGGGCCTCCCGGCATCCCGACAAAGTCTGCTGCATTTATGGCGACGCCCCGGTGTGTGATGTCCTGAGCTGGCCCGCTGGTCAACCTGTCAACGCCCAATACAAAGGGCCAGGCAGCGCACCCAATTGGAAAACACTCAAGGAGATTGCCGGGATCGCCAGCGATATCGAAATCGCCAAAGCCGGCTTAAGCCCGATTGATCAACTCGAACCCCTCGCCAAGGCAAACATCCCCCTGCTCCATGTCTATGGCGATGCCGACGAAGTCGTACCCTGGGATGAAAACACGGGAGTACTCGCGACGAGATACAAGGCCCTGGGTGGCGAGATCACTCTCATTCCCAAGCCCGGCGTCAAACATCACCCCCACGGACTCACCGATTCCACACCCATCGTCGAATTCGTCAGGAAAAGCTGGCTGAAGCAGTAG
- a CDS encoding 6-pyruvoyl trahydropterin synthase family protein, producing the protein MPEFRVRVTKDHLVFSAAHFITFNGNICERLHGHNWRVAVELTGPLDENSYVFDFIALRDATQKLVHELDHKVLLPLQHPTIKVEVGTKEVEAKFEDRRWVFPLEDCALLPIANTTAELLADWFAKHLCEVVRAWPGQQVKFVQAEVEENFGQWGICKVEV; encoded by the coding sequence ATGCCCGAATTCCGCGTTCGTGTCACCAAAGACCATCTCGTTTTCAGTGCCGCCCACTTCATCACCTTCAATGGCAACATCTGTGAGCGGCTGCACGGCCACAACTGGCGAGTCGCCGTGGAATTGACTGGCCCGCTCGACGAAAACAGTTATGTCTTTGACTTTATTGCACTCCGGGATGCGACGCAGAAGCTCGTCCACGAGCTGGATCACAAAGTTCTCTTGCCGCTCCAGCATCCGACCATCAAAGTCGAAGTTGGCACGAAGGAAGTCGAAGCGAAGTTCGAGGATCGCCGCTGGGTCTTCCCGCTGGAAGACTGCGCCCTGCTCCCCATCGCCAACACGACGGCCGAACTCTTGGCCGACTGGTTCGCAAAGCACTTGTGCGAAGTCGTCCGCGCCTGGCCGGGTCAGCAGGTGAAGTTCGTGCAGGCAGAAGTCGAAGAAAACTTCGGCCAGTGGGGGATTTGCAAGGTGGAAGTGTAG
- a CDS encoding PAS domain-containing hybrid sensor histidine kinase/response regulator, whose product MSPTPPDNPQVSRRARDPRWIAGAVALSFLGLILWDQPFSLYSQRDSLLPSSSVNPSHSQPLASRPKFIQTAHLASVHEMCPLPASAFGVPVSSISPVNRLDHAPSRTGASIVDFFTGGGYYMPRTHCLLTSEGTSDWPWIIALLVLNAAVIVSYLRIFIFWMRSYFDERAEDRNQQLFDLAAIFLFCAICGYAMSMLMFVWPAYRLLAFFLLALNIFSRRFCTNLASFRKVFASKRLERQLREMVESRAVELERQVRNRTSEVNRLAEIARRTANGVMITDRKGRVEWINEGFTRISGYTIEDLRGKKPGDVLQGPNTNPEVIQRIGDAIRQGLPVTEEVVNYSKSGREYYIRIEIDPLRDERGEISGFMAIESDITEQHQHQEELKRHAEEMERLRNAAESANHAKTDFLANMSHEIRTPMTAILGFTELLAERSDPAGTTSAERIECIETIRRNGDHLLAIINDILDLSKIEAGMMTVEKIPTDLVHLLKDVESLMQFKATRKGINLRLNLVEPLPTIINTDPVRLKQILVNLLGNAIKFTENGEVSMKVRTDANTFPGLIVIDVVDTGIGMTPQQMSQLFGAFVQADTSTTRKFGGTGLGLRISKSLAQLLGGNITISSEPGKGSVFQLTISTGLAEASREVVTDVKPESAAKLLVKDESAVEIVKQLPPDGLNIALVEDGLDNQRLIAFHLRKAGATVAVFDNGKLALEAMTSDGTIQGPLKNVGLFDLIVTDMQMPEMDGYTLARSLRTKGFTHPIIALTAHAMEWDKKRCLDSGCDYYISKPVDRAALIDTCRNAVAATINTN is encoded by the coding sequence GTGTCGCCTACTCCGCCAGACAACCCTCAGGTTTCGAGGCGTGCCCGCGATCCGCGATGGATTGCGGGAGCAGTTGCTCTCTCGTTTCTCGGGCTGATTCTCTGGGATCAACCCTTCTCGCTCTACTCTCAACGCGATTCTCTGCTACCCTCATCGAGCGTGAATCCAAGCCACTCGCAGCCTCTGGCATCGCGTCCGAAATTTATCCAGACGGCTCATCTGGCCAGCGTCCATGAGATGTGCCCGCTTCCGGCCTCTGCTTTCGGTGTGCCGGTTTCTTCGATATCGCCGGTCAATCGACTCGATCATGCACCGTCGCGGACTGGTGCATCGATTGTCGATTTCTTCACCGGTGGCGGCTACTACATGCCCCGCACGCATTGTCTGCTCACATCTGAGGGGACAAGTGACTGGCCGTGGATCATCGCGCTGCTGGTGCTGAATGCCGCGGTGATTGTGTCCTATCTACGAATTTTTATTTTCTGGATGAGATCGTACTTCGACGAGCGGGCTGAGGATCGCAATCAGCAGTTGTTCGATCTGGCCGCGATTTTTCTCTTCTGCGCGATCTGCGGCTATGCCATGTCAATGCTGATGTTTGTCTGGCCCGCCTATCGGCTGTTGGCGTTCTTCCTGCTGGCACTCAATATCTTTTCCAGGCGATTCTGTACCAATCTCGCATCGTTCAGGAAGGTTTTTGCATCGAAGAGGTTGGAGCGTCAGTTGCGTGAGATGGTTGAGTCAAGGGCCGTCGAACTGGAAAGGCAAGTGAGGAACCGCACATCTGAGGTGAACCGTCTGGCGGAGATCGCCCGCCGCACGGCGAATGGTGTGATGATCACCGATCGCAAGGGCCGTGTCGAATGGATTAACGAAGGGTTCACCCGTATCAGCGGTTATACGATTGAAGACCTTCGGGGGAAGAAGCCGGGAGACGTTCTGCAAGGTCCCAATACCAACCCGGAGGTCATCCAACGGATTGGTGATGCGATCCGCCAAGGGCTTCCTGTCACGGAAGAAGTCGTGAACTACTCCAAGAGCGGGCGAGAATACTACATTCGCATTGAAATCGATCCACTGCGTGATGAACGTGGCGAGATCTCGGGTTTTATGGCGATTGAAAGTGATATCACTGAGCAGCATCAACATCAGGAGGAACTCAAACGCCACGCTGAGGAAATGGAGCGTCTCAGGAATGCCGCCGAATCGGCCAACCACGCCAAGACCGATTTTCTCGCGAATATGAGTCATGAAATCCGCACGCCGATGACCGCGATTCTGGGATTTACGGAACTCCTGGCCGAAAGAAGTGATCCGGCCGGGACGACTTCGGCTGAGCGTATCGAATGCATTGAGACGATTCGCCGCAACGGAGACCATCTTCTGGCGATCATCAACGATATTCTCGATCTCTCGAAGATCGAAGCCGGCATGATGACGGTTGAGAAGATTCCCACCGATCTGGTGCATCTACTGAAAGATGTCGAATCCCTGATGCAGTTCAAGGCGACTCGCAAGGGGATCAATCTCCGCTTGAACCTTGTGGAACCACTGCCCACGATCATCAATACGGATCCGGTGCGGCTGAAGCAGATTCTCGTGAATCTGCTGGGGAATGCCATCAAGTTCACAGAGAACGGCGAAGTCTCAATGAAGGTGCGTACCGATGCGAATACCTTTCCGGGCTTAATTGTGATCGATGTTGTTGATACTGGTATCGGGATGACTCCGCAGCAGATGAGTCAACTCTTCGGCGCGTTTGTGCAGGCTGATACCAGCACCACGCGCAAGTTTGGCGGCACTGGTCTTGGACTGCGCATCAGCAAAAGTCTGGCTCAACTTCTGGGTGGAAACATCACGATCAGCAGCGAGCCAGGGAAGGGGAGTGTCTTTCAACTCACCATTTCCACTGGGCTCGCTGAAGCGTCGCGGGAAGTCGTCACGGATGTGAAGCCTGAAAGTGCCGCGAAACTCTTGGTGAAAGATGAGTCGGCGGTGGAGATTGTCAAACAGCTCCCGCCGGATGGTTTGAACATCGCTCTCGTTGAGGATGGATTGGATAATCAGCGACTCATTGCTTTTCATCTTCGCAAGGCCGGAGCGACCGTCGCTGTGTTCGACAACGGGAAACTGGCACTCGAAGCGATGACATCCGACGGAACGATTCAAGGTCCTCTGAAGAATGTCGGTCTGTTTGATCTCATTGTGACCGACATGCAGATGCCTGAAATGGATGGCTATACCCTGGCACGCTCATTGCGGACGAAGGGATTCACTCATCCCATCATTGCCTTGACGGCGCATGCCATGGAATGGGACAAGAAACGCTGCCTCGATTCCGGCTGTGATTACTATATTTCCAAGCCAGTGGATCGTGCAGCGCTCATTGATACTTGCCGTAATGCGGTAGCAGCAACGATCAATACCAATTGA
- a CDS encoding potassium channel family protein → MSTTSRPSEVLAASPSNQKTGSPSKPRALPIRYSTFELLGSLILLFLAAPFLERMPQKDLIESVLITLVMTMAIIAVSEKKSALIVALCLAIPTLVAKWVNHFSPELMGQEIHLVTTTIFFLYVISQLLKYIVRAPQVDQRVVCAAICGYLMLGMAWIPLYMLADDLAISGVAFQFSTPSEPDHRMHAFNALYFSFITLTTAGYGDIIPISPLARMLAMIEAITGVFYMAILVSRLVSVYSTLPPHEPKTAPAHPDVE, encoded by the coding sequence ATGAGCACAACCTCCCGTCCCTCTGAAGTTCTCGCAGCGAGTCCATCGAATCAGAAAACAGGCTCTCCATCGAAACCGAGAGCTTTGCCGATTCGTTATTCGACGTTCGAACTGCTGGGTTCGCTGATTCTGCTCTTTCTGGCAGCGCCATTTCTCGAACGCATGCCACAGAAAGATCTGATTGAATCCGTACTCATCACACTCGTGATGACGATGGCCATCATTGCCGTCTCGGAAAAGAAGTCTGCATTGATTGTGGCCTTATGTCTGGCCATTCCGACTCTGGTTGCCAAATGGGTCAATCACTTCTCACCCGAACTCATGGGCCAGGAAATCCATCTCGTAACGACCACGATTTTCTTTCTCTACGTGATCTCACAATTACTGAAGTACATCGTGCGGGCACCTCAGGTCGACCAGCGCGTCGTCTGCGCAGCTATCTGTGGCTATCTCATGCTAGGCATGGCCTGGATCCCGCTCTACATGCTCGCAGATGATCTCGCGATCAGTGGCGTGGCCTTCCAGTTCAGTACACCGAGCGAACCCGACCACCGGATGCATGCGTTCAATGCCCTCTACTTCAGCTTCATCACTCTGACGACAGCCGGCTATGGCGATATCATTCCCATCTCACCACTGGCACGCATGCTGGCCATGATCGAAGCGATTACGGGCGTCTTCTACATGGCGATCCTTGTGTCGCGGCTGGTTTCCGTCTATTCGACCTTACCGCCGCATGAGCCGAAGACAGCACCCGCACATCCAGACGTAGAGTAA